Within Ipomoea triloba cultivar NCNSP0323 chromosome 9, ASM357664v1, the genomic segment CCAAAACCAGGCCATGAAGAATTCTGAGACTTCAATGGCGATCCACCGCAAGAAAACTCCATTTCCACCTTTCTGAAATACTCGATTTCCTTCTTTAACAGTGATCCGATCGTCCCCCGCGTGCCAACTTCCACGGGAGCGCTTGCACCGCAACTCATTCTATTATCTGCAGGTAATCTGCTGCCTATGCTGCTGGCTCTGTACAACATTTttctgagtttttttttttttttttttggtttgatgaATCTATGGAGGCTTGTTGGTGAAGAAGAATGATTGATGATTTTGATGCTTTGAGAATGGAATAGCTATCTTTACTCTCGGGCTTAATGATGTGTTTATAGTCATGCTTTTTCCTCCACAGTGGACAGCATGAGCCACtgcataattgttttttttaatagtgggATTAATGATGATGTGGATGCAATCACCATCCATTCTTGCAATCAAAGCATatgtaaaaaaatctcaaaattaaCTGAGTGATTAGAACATGATTCTCGTACTAAAACGTTATAAGTTTAATTCTGGTTAGTACCTTCTTGGTCAGATTGGTAACATGTAATCTTTTTAGTACAAGTATACTGTCAAATAAAAGAGTTCCGATTTTTTTtcgtaatttaaaaaatatatatgtaaaaaagtATTTTGTATAGATTGCTAAAACTcacctttctttctttttgacTTTCTGTTTGGCATCATCATCAAGGCAATTGAGCGCAAGTAATTAATGTGTTTTACCTAAACATTggtcttttcttcttctttttctttcttttttttttaggttagtATATTTTTccaactaattatttttttaaatatataacaactttgaaaGTGGGAGATAAGTAAAATCAAAGTCACAACATACTCCCATCAAAGAAAACTTATAGCTCATCTTCTACCAAGAAAGATTGTTAGAAGtagaaatcaaattaaaactattttcaataaaattaatgttGTTACCCGTTTAATTAAGGAGAAATCACAATTTTGATCCATCAATTGTTTCCCAATTGTCAATGTTGTCTctagtttttaatttcaaataatttaccCAGAGTGCATTTGCACAGTTGTAGCATTTGATGTTGTTGACTCATATCTTGCACCATCATCCAAATTCCAAAATCATGTCTTGCATTCCGTACATCATACTTAATTGATCATCCCTATCTTCTAGCCATATGAAATTGTGTAATGTACAACATGCAATAGGGATTTGTCTTTGTCTAATCAATGGGTAACCATTCATGGACTTAAGAAATCTTGCCGTTCAAAACATCTATCAATCACATTACGCAATGATGAGTGCCGATAATTAAATAAGACTTGCTTATTTCGTATTTGTCCTTAGCCACAAAACTCATTCAAGTGATAACTCTCCCCGCGATATGGGGCCAAAAAATCAGGTACATTTGGATAACCACCATCATCAACATAGTAATAACTTATTAATTTGAGAAAAAGACTACACTTATGAGAAACTTAATGAATATGCTAAGttaaatcatttaaattaaGTTATTCGAATACTCTTACCTTCAAGTTGAGTTTCTACATGGAGTCCTCCGACTCAGACTCAGACTCTTCCTCTTCCAACAATAGGTATGCAACACCAACTAAAATTATCCCTACATAAcaatcatcatcactatcacttGAGCTATCAGAACTAATATCACCATAACTCATCGTACCAGCCTCTTCCCTGGCTTTTCTGCTCTGTTCTCTTGAACTCATAGTGGCATTGATAGTTTCCAATACATTGATTATCGCATCCTTCAACTTCTGGTTAGGGCTCTTCTCCGTGCTACCACCAATATCCATCGTGTCATCCAAACTCCTTTTCCCTTCGGAACTGGTACCACCTGTATCAGTCTGGAAATCACAACAACAGTCCCTCAAACAACACTTCCTCATTGTGATAAGTAGGGAAACTATATCTATGAAATCGGAAAAGTCACAAACGCCCATCACAAAATGATAACGAATTTGAAGAGAAGTCAACTATATCTATGAAATCGGAAAAGCTACAGGCATAAAATCCAGATTTGTTCACCGCACATTGAACCAGAGAACTCGGCACTCCATTGTTACAGACAGACAcaaaggaaaagggaaaaatCTACCAGGCATGAAATCCTACACACAACACCACCTATTCACACGCACATTGAACCGAAATCTCATATCAGTTCAACTAAAAATTCAAGATTTGttcatattttcaaataaatttctTTGAGAAGCTTAATGGTTTACCTTGGAAGGAGGTGATGGGCAAGATCCAACAGATGATTTGGGTGACTCCTGTAGACACCGAAAATTTGAACCGACAAATGGaccgattaaattattattgggctcGATTCTTGAGATTGATTATTGggccaatttaattaattgggtcatgataattaaattaatttaattagcccaattaaatttgatgttgggttat encodes:
- the LOC116030810 gene encoding uncharacterized protein LOC116030810, whose translation is MLYRASSIGSRLPADNRMSCGASAPVEVGTRGTIGSLLKKEIEYFRKVEMEFSCGGSPLKSQNSSWPGFGLLMMLKWKKKKRRVSGGGGGLQSVCSLVDVSDAHRMNEIRGFSYVNLKVDSKRFQEQTVVS
- the LOC116030926 gene encoding uncharacterized protein LOC116030926 is translated as MESPKSSVGSCPSPPSKTDTGGTSSEGKRSLDDTMDIGGSTEKSPNQKLKDAIINVLETINATMSSREQSRKAREEAGTMSYGDISSDSSSDSDDDCYVGIILVGVAYLLLEEEESESESEDSM